Proteins found in one Dermacentor silvarum isolate Dsil-2018 chromosome 8, BIME_Dsil_1.4, whole genome shotgun sequence genomic segment:
- the LOC119461529 gene encoding uncharacterized protein LOC119461529, which translates to MHCPRTPAVASCGWQHWGRSSLRTGPKHESARGISETRTLCQLHSMATGFAQQQVPQACLHNEHDGTVQLYRGETASPSSGPVVTEPKDEADLLWRKNEEIARLKDQLQMSDMMIENLQQQLYRLERKCLELEATSKKFCLETLKTLEKWCELV; encoded by the exons ATGCACTGCCCAAGAACTCCCGCCGTCGCAAGCTGTGGCTGGCAGCACTGGGGGAGAAGCAGCCTTCGAACTGGACCAAAGCACGAATCTGCTCGAGGCATTTCAGAGACCAGGACTTTGTGCCAACTGCACAGCATGGCCACAGGCTTCGCCCAACAGCAGGTGCCTCAGGCGTGCCTTCACAATGAGCACGATGGTACCGTTCAGTTGTACCGTGGCGAGACAGCATCACCCAGCTCTGGTCCGGTGGTAACTGAGCCGAAAGACGAAGCGGATCTGCTTTGGCGCAAGAACGAGGAGATTGCACGCCTGAAAGACCAGCTGCAGATGTCAGACATGATGATTGAGAACCTACAGCAGCAG CTCTATCGGCTGGAGCGCAAGTGCTTAGAACTCGAGGCAACGTCCAAGAAGTTCTGCCTCGAGACACTCAAGACGCTGGAGAAGTGGTGTGAGCTTGTCTAG